In Agrobacterium sp. RAC06, a single window of DNA contains:
- a CDS encoding type II toxin-antitoxin system HigB family toxin: MRIIARRTLREYVDRLAGDKGQPAVKAALDAWFDEVCKAQWTSSADVRRLYATASIVSAERIVFNIKGNDHRLVVAADFEKGIVWIKWIGTHKAYDKIDVKEIEHGS, encoded by the coding sequence ATGAGGATCATAGCCAGGCGCACCCTCCGTGAATATGTCGACCGGCTGGCTGGCGACAAGGGACAGCCAGCTGTGAAGGCTGCGCTTGATGCGTGGTTCGACGAAGTTTGCAAGGCGCAATGGACCAGTTCCGCCGACGTGCGGCGGCTGTATGCAACTGCAAGCATCGTCAGCGCGGAACGGATCGTCTTCAACATCAAAGGCAACGATCATCGATTGGTTGTCGCGGCAGATTTTGAAAAAGGCATAGTCTGGATCAAGTGGATCGGGACGCACAAGGCATACGACAAGATCGACGTGAAGGAGATCGAACATGGTAGCTGA
- a CDS encoding phosphonate C-P lyase system protein PhnG, which produces MTTQFQHAGAPGDAHARRLETLARANTAALKAFAEELLAPLGAINVIQSRTGLAMLPMCDTVKGTDFHLGEVLVAEAHIRLQSNGTEGYGMIVGRDLERAMAMAIVDAAGSIEILAARITDFVEDEALKIMGADTERLRAVEATRVDMETF; this is translated from the coding sequence ATGACAACACAGTTCCAGCATGCCGGTGCGCCGGGCGACGCCCACGCCCGCCGGCTCGAAACCCTTGCGCGCGCCAATACAGCCGCGCTGAAGGCCTTCGCGGAAGAGCTTCTTGCACCGCTCGGCGCGATCAACGTCATTCAGAGCCGCACAGGGCTCGCGATGCTGCCGATGTGCGACACGGTAAAGGGCACAGATTTTCATCTCGGCGAGGTGTTGGTGGCGGAGGCGCATATCCGGCTCCAGTCCAACGGCACTGAAGGCTATGGCATGATTGTTGGCCGCGACCTCGAGCGCGCCATGGCAATGGCGATCGTGGACGCCGCCGGATCGATCGAAATCCTCGCCGCGCGCATCACTGACTTCGTGGAAGATGAGGCCCTGAAGATCATGGGCGCAGACACAGAGCGCCTTCGCGCGGTCGAGGCGACCCGTGTAGACATGGAGACCTTCTGA
- a CDS encoding helix-turn-helix domain-containing protein → MSAYRPFREVKLQWLQQLSCDKDLSDNARSIALYIVTTHMNGHTEKAWPSYQTIADATGKSVKTIQRAIRELEDKEWFDVRRGNGIGHNTEYSPSAFSILRACEAREKTDRIVTLRAGQGGQIRPQRQSDMSGKGGQICPPNPEKEKIYIPNAREERSITGNQQPAVPAIFVADTKIEQLHQWQKWLGSRGLGTLDTLSVRATANGKTGYLLPGHWPPAESGPNSGSWTSFFSRRRDGAPASREGTIDAQSRESELRPIRSRAIGAL, encoded by the coding sequence ATGAGTGCCTATCGACCATTCCGCGAAGTAAAGCTACAGTGGCTCCAGCAACTAAGCTGCGACAAGGATCTGAGCGATAACGCTCGGTCGATAGCTCTTTACATTGTCACCACACACATGAACGGCCACACCGAGAAGGCGTGGCCGTCCTATCAAACGATTGCCGACGCGACCGGCAAGAGCGTCAAGACCATCCAGCGTGCGATCCGGGAACTCGAAGACAAAGAGTGGTTCGATGTCCGGCGCGGGAATGGCATAGGGCACAACACGGAATATAGTCCCTCTGCGTTTTCGATCCTACGAGCATGCGAGGCACGTGAAAAGACGGACAGAATTGTCACCCTTCGCGCGGGCCAAGGCGGTCAGATCCGTCCACAAAGGCAGTCAGATATGTCCGGCAAAGGCGGTCAGATATGTCCACCTAATCCAGAGAAAGAAAAAATATATATACCTAACGCGCGCGAGGAGCGCTCGATAACTGGCAATCAGCAGCCTGCGGTGCCTGCGATTTTCGTGGCAGACACAAAAATCGAGCAATTGCACCAATGGCAAAAATGGCTGGGATCTCGCGGTCTTGGAACGCTCGATACGCTTTCAGTTCGCGCTACGGCAAACGGGAAAACAGGCTATTTGCTGCCGGGTCACTGGCCTCCTGCTGAATCGGGTCCGAATTCAGGGAGCTGGACTAGTTTCTTCAGCCGCCGACGTGATGGAGCACCTGCGAGCCGCGAAGGGACCATCGATGCACAATCGAGAGAAAGCGAATTGAGACCAATTCGGTCCCGTGCTATAGGTGCGCTATGA
- the phnF gene encoding phosphonate metabolism transcriptional regulator PhnF translates to MQRDTWQIVKDHLASDIASGKLAPGTRLPTEPELCEAFGVGRHSVRRAVSALAVEGKLRVEQGRGTFVEATRLINYQIGRRTRFRENLTGQGYKPSAEHLSSTIVPAPDRVAEALRIARGAEVHRIMRRGLADDMPINLGIAFHPVALFPDLGVRREAGVSVTEIYRDHGVTDYFRKSTTIFTRRAEPEESRLLRQHPDHPVMVVTKIDVDAKGTALGYSEAVWAGDRVQFSFDSLDDPFVGEEGKAP, encoded by the coding sequence ATGCAGAGAGACACTTGGCAAATCGTCAAAGACCATCTGGCCAGTGACATCGCCTCCGGCAAACTTGCTCCCGGCACGCGGCTGCCGACGGAGCCCGAGCTGTGCGAGGCCTTCGGTGTTGGCCGCCACTCTGTCCGGCGCGCAGTTTCGGCGCTCGCGGTCGAGGGCAAGCTCAGGGTAGAACAGGGGCGCGGCACCTTCGTCGAGGCGACCCGGCTGATCAACTACCAGATCGGGCGCAGGACGCGTTTCCGCGAGAACCTGACCGGACAGGGTTACAAGCCCTCCGCCGAGCACCTCTCCTCAACTATCGTGCCGGCGCCCGACCGTGTAGCGGAGGCGCTAAGGATCGCACGCGGGGCCGAGGTCCATCGGATCATGAGGCGGGGTCTGGCCGACGACATGCCGATCAATCTCGGCATCGCCTTTCATCCGGTAGCGCTCTTTCCGGACCTAGGGGTGCGCCGTGAGGCCGGCGTTTCCGTGACCGAAATCTACCGTGACCACGGGGTCACCGACTATTTCCGCAAGAGCACCACCATCTTCACCCGCCGCGCCGAGCCGGAGGAATCCAGACTGCTGCGGCAACACCCAGATCATCCCGTCATGGTCGTCACAAAGATCGACGTCGATGCCAAGGGCACCGCGCTTGGTTATTCCGAGGCGGTCTGGGCAGGCGACCGCGTCCAGTTTTCTTTCGACAGTCTCGACGACCCCTTCGTGGGCGAGGAGGGCAAGGCCCCATGA
- the phnH gene encoding phosphonate C-P lyase system protein PhnH — protein MDASALIAVPVPNDLERLHNATYDALMWALARPGTVQTLPQPGLEAIVETLIDRECRVFSGHKTLLPLIASTGAAITGARDADHAFIDLETEAGLRDLAVVPAGSHLYPDDGATVFSRARIGEGQGLRLRGPGIETYEDIRLGGLRPDVWTLRATRCLYPTGFELFFVDGDRVVGLPRSTTVEVL, from the coding sequence ATGGATGCCTCCGCCCTGATTGCTGTCCCCGTTCCAAACGACCTGGAGCGGCTTCATAATGCCACCTACGACGCCCTGATGTGGGCGCTCGCCCGCCCCGGCACTGTCCAGACACTGCCACAGCCGGGCCTGGAGGCCATCGTCGAAACGCTGATTGACCGCGAATGCAGGGTCTTTTCGGGCCACAAGACGCTCCTGCCGCTGATCGCCTCGACCGGAGCGGCGATTACCGGCGCACGCGACGCCGACCACGCCTTTATCGATCTGGAAACTGAGGCGGGCCTGCGCGATCTGGCCGTCGTGCCCGCGGGATCGCATCTCTATCCCGATGATGGCGCCACCGTGTTTTCAAGGGCGAGAATTGGCGAGGGACAAGGGCTTCGCCTGCGTGGCCCCGGCATCGAAACTTATGAGGATATCCGCCTCGGCGGCCTCAGGCCTGATGTTTGGACGCTTCGCGCGACGCGTTGCCTCTACCCGACCGGGTTCGAACTCTTCTTCGTCGATGGAGACCGCGTTGTCGGTCTGCCACGCTCAACCACGGTGGAGGTGCTCTGA
- a CDS encoding helix-turn-helix domain-containing protein, whose translation MVADLKPIRSEADYDEALAEVEILWGAKAGTPEGDRLDILATLIDAYEAKIYPMDPPDPVEAIRFRMEQQGLTRKDLEPMIGPRNRVADVLNRKRSLSIDMIRKLHARLGISAEVLIRPSSGKVA comes from the coding sequence ATGGTAGCTGATCTGAAACCGATCCGATCAGAAGCTGATTACGACGAAGCTCTTGCCGAGGTCGAAATCCTGTGGGGAGCAAAAGCTGGCACCCCAGAGGGAGACCGGTTGGATATTCTGGCGACCCTGATCGACGCCTACGAAGCAAAGATTTATCCCATGGATCCCCCCGATCCGGTGGAAGCAATCCGGTTTCGGATGGAGCAGCAAGGTTTGACCCGCAAGGATCTCGAACCGATGATTGGGCCGCGTAACCGTGTAGCAGATGTCCTAAACCGCAAGCGAAGCCTGTCGATCGACATGATCCGCAAACTTCACGCCCGATTGGGTATATCTGCAGAAGTCCTGATCAGGCCGAGTAGTGGCAAGGTCGCGTGA
- a CDS encoding saccharopine dehydrogenase family protein — translation MVPLKITIVGAGKIGIALAATLAGAPAFSVEVIDRSEDALDQLRAMRIDVSSRLYRHPDELNTMLSERDVAVAAVPESAVKTVAMAAAQANVHYLDFNGARPELRERLQDLSTRRAIFNGCGVSPGLIANIAWSLLSRCSAVTDLVIRVGSIPRYPTNRLGYGQIWNVDGLIDEYTRPSAAIRDGKALTLSPLEDHRTLSIDGVGYEEFITAGGIDDLSIFSEFSPKNVTFKTIRYPGHLDYMRFLLDDLGLRNRRDMLRSLLCNGLPVIEDDVLMLMVTARGVREHQPNEKSHFLRFSPRRSNGGFNALVSVATGYAATLLSLLQQGQIPSRGFVEHYRLDTEALLSAAYLKPLLDLDWK, via the coding sequence ATGGTGCCTCTTAAAATTACAATCGTCGGTGCCGGCAAAATCGGAATTGCCCTAGCGGCAACTCTGGCAGGAGCCCCGGCATTCTCGGTCGAAGTGATCGATCGCTCTGAAGATGCGCTGGATCAGCTTCGTGCGATGAGAATTGACGTCTCCTCACGCCTGTACCGTCATCCCGATGAACTGAATACGATGCTGTCGGAGCGTGATGTTGCGGTCGCTGCGGTTCCTGAAAGCGCTGTCAAAACCGTAGCCATGGCAGCGGCCCAAGCCAATGTGCACTATCTCGACTTCAATGGTGCTCGGCCTGAATTGAGGGAACGTCTCCAGGACCTTTCTACTCGGCGGGCCATTTTCAATGGCTGTGGTGTTTCACCAGGTCTAATTGCCAATATCGCTTGGAGTCTCCTGTCAAGATGCTCGGCGGTCACGGACCTAGTCATTCGCGTTGGCTCGATTCCCCGTTACCCGACAAATCGGCTTGGTTACGGACAGATCTGGAATGTTGACGGCCTCATCGACGAGTACACGCGACCAAGCGCAGCAATCCGGGATGGGAAGGCTCTTACCCTGTCACCCCTTGAAGATCACCGTACACTGAGCATCGATGGTGTCGGCTATGAAGAGTTCATAACCGCGGGCGGGATCGACGACCTTTCGATCTTCTCAGAGTTTTCTCCGAAAAACGTCACGTTCAAAACGATCCGCTATCCGGGCCACCTCGACTATATGAGATTCCTTCTTGATGATCTGGGACTTCGTAATCGCCGGGATATGTTGCGATCGCTGCTTTGCAATGGGTTGCCTGTGATCGAGGACGACGTATTGATGCTCATGGTTACCGCCCGCGGTGTCCGTGAACATCAACCGAACGAGAAAAGTCACTTCCTCCGCTTTTCACCGAGAAGGTCGAATGGCGGCTTCAACGCCTTGGTTTCAGTGGCGACGGGGTATGCCGCTACCCTTCTATCGCTGCTGCAGCAAGGGCAAATACCGTCTCGCGGTTTTGTTGAGCACTACCGGCTCGACACGGAAGCATTGCTCTCTGCCGCCTATCTCAAGCCCCTGCTCGACCTTGATTGGAAGTGA